Proteins encoded in a region of the Paenibacillus pedocola genome:
- a CDS encoding deoxyguanosinetriphosphate triphosphohydrolase family protein — protein MTLIEKREHRQYPEITRLETSRAAYERDYSRLIHSPTFRRLQGKSQVFGAGTGDYYRTRLTHSLEVAQIAREAAKSLLRSYPEVETGQADNPGLVIDPEVVECAAIAHDFGHPPFGHKGEEVLDNILEQLIAKKAAEEALKSGAGPVQEQIIHGNMKRQYEHFEGNAHNFRLIMFLEKRENIDGLNLSDAVLLGINKYPFPGTVLKKGMYLSEWNYISEIRETWGVPAGKKTLEAQLMDLCDDIAYSAHDLEDGIKAGKIEVHEHFMHDAYIQRLIVEKITTLEDSFWTGWKPEAIHTKVEEVLSDFLRVWMEKMPTCENDYSRTRREVKAYWVSTFVASLGVIHDGDWKKVTFIKDGKEDEDMLRTVSVLKSFAWVTMIRDLRVQRLQKRSEWILRRLWAAFNDPETSKAIIPSDWLQRFEKDQRQNKPIWTWEHMVIDYIAGMTDAFAEKIYNELYGLKVGSIYDLD, from the coding sequence ATGACACTTATTGAGAAAAGAGAGCATCGGCAATATCCGGAAATTACCCGTCTGGAAACGTCACGAGCCGCCTATGAGCGTGATTATTCACGCCTGATCCATTCGCCGACTTTTCGCCGGCTGCAAGGTAAATCACAGGTGTTCGGCGCCGGAACCGGCGATTATTACCGGACGCGGCTTACCCATTCACTGGAGGTAGCGCAAATCGCCCGGGAAGCGGCCAAAAGCCTTCTGCGCTCCTACCCGGAAGTGGAGACAGGACAAGCGGATAATCCGGGCCTGGTCATTGATCCGGAGGTGGTGGAATGTGCCGCCATCGCCCATGATTTTGGGCACCCGCCGTTTGGGCACAAGGGGGAAGAGGTGCTCGATAATATTTTGGAGCAGCTCATTGCCAAGAAGGCAGCTGAAGAAGCGCTGAAGTCAGGCGCGGGTCCGGTACAGGAACAGATTATCCACGGGAATATGAAAAGGCAGTATGAGCATTTTGAAGGCAATGCGCATAACTTCCGTCTGATTATGTTTCTTGAGAAGCGCGAGAATATAGACGGCCTGAATCTTTCTGATGCCGTGCTGCTGGGGATCAACAAATATCCTTTTCCCGGCACGGTGCTTAAGAAAGGAATGTATCTGTCCGAATGGAATTATATCTCGGAGATACGGGAAACGTGGGGAGTTCCTGCAGGAAAGAAGACGCTGGAAGCCCAGCTCATGGATCTGTGCGATGATATCGCCTACTCTGCGCATGATCTGGAGGACGGGATTAAGGCGGGTAAAATCGAAGTGCATGAACATTTCATGCATGATGCCTACATTCAGCGGCTGATCGTAGAGAAAATCACGACGCTGGAGGATTCCTTCTGGACGGGCTGGAAGCCCGAGGCCATCCATACGAAAGTCGAAGAAGTATTAAGCGATTTCCTTCGGGTCTGGATGGAAAAGATGCCGACCTGCGAAAATGATTATTCCCGTACCCGCCGTGAGGTTAAAGCCTACTGGGTCAGCACCTTTGTCGCCAGTCTGGGGGTTATCCATGACGGAGACTGGAAGAAGGTTACCTTTATCAAGGATGGCAAAGAGGACGAGGATATGCTGCGGACGGTCAGTGTGCTCAAAAGCTTCGCCTGGGTGACGATGATCCGTGATCTGCGTGTGCAGCGCCTGCAAAAACGCAGCGAGTGGATTTTGCGGCGGCTGTGGGCGGCGTTCAATGATCCGGAAACCTCGAAGGCGATCATTCCGAGCGACTGGCTGCAGCGCTTCGAGAAGGATCAGCGGCAGAACAAGCCGATTTGGACCTGGGAGCATATGGTGATTGATTATATTGCCGGGATGACGGATGCATTCGCCGAGAAAATATACAATGAACTGTATGGTTTGAAGGTAGGATCGATTTACGATTTGGATTAG
- a CDS encoding glycosyl hydrolase gives MKKFKKSFLLFLTAIMLFSLAAPALAGSNAQEKLDTHWAKESIGKWRGNGVIQGYPDGSFKPDNQVTRAELASIINKLFGFSTLSGTPFSDVPAGAWYARDLAIAKQAGYYKGFPDNKAKADTQVTRQDAAVLLASVFSLAPANGGITAAYTDGAAISAYAGEAVQALKGTINGYPDGSFRPDRPITRAEAVSIIDRLVSGYYNMAGTFTGGDITGNVLVNRSGVVLKDARVSGNLYLAPGIGSGEAALDNVTVQGSVYVSGGGENSIHFKNSKLAVAQVNRPDGKVRIAAEGNTSIGRLLIESASIIELESGATVTTLIIGNNAQGTVLSGKGAIGRLEVLASSVSLNGKTLAQGSYTVKDGAAAAEGTTAGSTAGSNPGSSNGTGETGGTETPEIQIVDTAATPATKSLFAYLDEMSGKQTMFGHQHDTTVSIAGKDTNGSVISDVYSVTGDYPAVFGWDTLSLDGYEAPPGVSGNYEASRLGLTAAMKHAHELGGILTLSTHPYNFATGGSFNDTGNTKGATASVVARILPGGDKNADFNTYLDRIANFANNLKDDNGSLIPVLFRPFHEQNGGWFWWGAATTTKSEYAELYRYTVEYLRDVKGVHNFLYVFSPNGSFNGNENEYLTTYPGDQYVDILGMDQYDNKDNAGSDAFLNGLVKDLKMISGLAQSKGKIVTLSEYGYSAAGMKTTGNNEQAWFTKVLNAIKADPDASKISYMLTWANFGEGNNLYVPYKNVPNKADHELVGDFVNFYKDSYSAFAGDIKNDNKYSRVVNAAAKQPFLHIVSPNNVGTVTEAKTVIRAKAANFVPAKVTYTTGTNAETEMTLGADGYYSAVWQPEASLNGTTADITVKAYGTGNVLLTQSISVFVKINEVAVKEIPFNIAADAGLIQNNGTWSGLAGNGETIKTELQHAVLAGDGKLAVNITGGLSPEDTWQELKLQLTPAALEGVNLAKVSRVKLGVLIPEAAQNESGNAAVRTVVQLPEDWNTKYGMDSSYKALSALEKVTVDGARYYKYDAVVELDNAEKSAAATGLAISIVGSGLVSDGVLPVYVDDIGLYNSYTAPVADNALVDDFESYGSSSEALAAKYPKAGGDDISATLSTERKNSGSYGMKLQYSLNSQQYAGVGKSLGSLDWSAYNAISLWVASDGSGSYAETGKPLKLVVQLVIDGGYFEAYPVITPDQNGKVVLSLKNLTEMSWGKGGALTEERLKQVQSFNLYVNSMDGQAHEGALYFDDIQAVYDPAMPDLSGEDGGESGGHAPGVLYKFSSAEDIAGWVTANGDSAKAKTPVFSEEEQAAGVEFDMVNTGQNADGSYKQSFELAVDPVKLDLSGLDTINAKVKLSAGTAKARLFIKTGAGWTWSDSGTPVAVDSSGYKTLTISLPAAAEAAGVDLTAVKTIGIKIEDIANSGGTANLFLQEIALAVAVPDIYYGFEGGTDGWAATTGTAVVSKAVYAEGSQSLGLDFTWTGAGSSLEVSKTANLDLSSFSGITAKVRVVSDHPDVQAKLYLKLRGYAVWLDSGAKAAAGTGFTEFTIDFNDIYNVYVGSGAEFTLDDLKQVNAVGIQLITPSEAGNATVYIDDVKVLQ, from the coding sequence GTGAAGAAATTTAAAAAGAGTTTCCTGCTATTCCTGACGGCCATCATGCTGTTTTCACTGGCCGCACCGGCACTTGCCGGCAGTAACGCACAGGAGAAGCTGGATACGCATTGGGCGAAAGAGAGCATTGGAAAGTGGCGCGGGAACGGCGTCATTCAGGGCTATCCTGACGGGTCCTTCAAGCCGGATAATCAGGTTACCCGTGCAGAGCTTGCGAGCATCATCAATAAGCTGTTCGGGTTCAGCACACTTTCGGGAACCCCGTTCTCGGATGTGCCTGCCGGAGCCTGGTATGCCAGGGATTTAGCCATAGCGAAGCAGGCGGGTTATTATAAAGGCTTTCCGGATAATAAAGCGAAAGCGGATACACAGGTAACCCGTCAGGATGCTGCAGTGCTCCTGGCATCTGTATTCTCGCTTGCCCCCGCTAATGGAGGGATTACAGCGGCATATACGGACGGGGCTGCTATCAGTGCCTACGCTGGAGAAGCTGTTCAGGCGCTGAAGGGCACAATCAACGGCTATCCCGACGGCTCTTTCCGTCCGGATCGTCCAATCACCAGAGCAGAAGCTGTCAGTATCATTGACAGGCTGGTCAGCGGCTACTATAACATGGCTGGAACGTTCACCGGCGGCGATATTACCGGCAATGTACTGGTGAACCGCAGCGGAGTAGTATTGAAGGATGCGAGGGTTTCCGGCAACTTGTATTTGGCTCCCGGAATCGGCAGCGGTGAAGCTGCGCTGGATAATGTAACCGTACAGGGATCGGTGTATGTCTCCGGCGGCGGTGAAAATTCAATTCATTTCAAAAATTCGAAACTGGCGGTTGCCCAAGTGAACCGGCCGGACGGGAAGGTACGTATCGCTGCAGAAGGAAATACAAGTATCGGACGTTTGTTGATTGAAAGCGCTTCTATTATAGAGCTCGAATCCGGCGCAACAGTTACAACGTTGATAATCGGCAATAATGCCCAAGGTACGGTGCTCAGCGGCAAAGGAGCGATCGGCAGACTTGAGGTGCTTGCTTCTTCCGTCAGCTTAAACGGCAAGACGCTGGCACAAGGCAGCTACACTGTGAAAGATGGAGCTGCCGCAGCAGAAGGCACCACAGCCGGCAGCACAGCGGGGAGCAATCCGGGCAGCAGCAACGGAACCGGCGAAACCGGCGGAACCGAAACGCCGGAAATCCAAATCGTGGATACCGCAGCAACTCCGGCTACGAAATCCTTATTTGCTTATCTGGACGAGATGAGCGGCAAGCAGACGATGTTCGGGCATCAGCATGACACCACCGTCTCTATAGCCGGCAAAGATACGAATGGCAGCGTAATCTCCGATGTATACAGCGTTACCGGCGACTATCCGGCGGTATTCGGCTGGGATACCCTCTCCCTGGACGGCTATGAAGCACCTCCCGGAGTCAGCGGGAATTATGAAGCCAGCCGCTTAGGGCTTACTGCTGCTATGAAGCATGCCCATGAGCTTGGCGGCATCTTGACACTGAGCACGCATCCTTATAATTTTGCCACCGGAGGAAGCTTCAATGATACAGGGAACACTAAGGGGGCAACAGCATCCGTAGTTGCGCGGATTCTGCCGGGCGGTGACAAGAATGCTGATTTCAATACGTATCTCGACAGGATCGCAAATTTTGCCAACAACCTGAAGGATGATAACGGCAGCCTGATTCCGGTGCTGTTCCGTCCGTTCCATGAGCAGAATGGCGGATGGTTCTGGTGGGGAGCGGCAACGACAACCAAAAGTGAATATGCTGAGCTGTACAGATACACCGTAGAATACCTGCGGGATGTCAAAGGCGTACACAACTTCCTGTATGTATTCTCGCCAAACGGCTCGTTCAACGGGAATGAAAATGAATATTTAACTACCTATCCGGGAGATCAGTATGTGGATATTCTGGGGATGGACCAGTATGACAATAAGGACAATGCCGGTTCTGATGCTTTCCTGAACGGGCTTGTCAAAGATTTGAAGATGATCTCCGGGCTCGCCCAGTCGAAGGGGAAGATCGTTACCCTCTCTGAATACGGCTACAGCGCCGCCGGGATGAAGACCACCGGTAACAATGAGCAGGCATGGTTCACCAAGGTGCTGAATGCGATCAAGGCGGACCCGGATGCGTCCAAAATCTCCTATATGCTGACCTGGGCCAACTTCGGTGAAGGCAATAATTTATATGTTCCTTACAAAAATGTGCCCAACAAGGCAGATCACGAGCTGGTGGGTGATTTCGTCAATTTCTATAAGGATTCTTATTCGGCGTTTGCCGGCGATATCAAAAATGACAATAAATACAGCCGTGTGGTAAATGCTGCAGCGAAGCAGCCCTTCCTGCATATTGTTTCTCCGAATAATGTCGGTACGGTTACTGAGGCCAAGACGGTCATCCGCGCCAAGGCGGCGAATTTTGTTCCTGCCAAAGTTACCTACACTACAGGAACTAATGCCGAGACCGAAATGACGCTCGGAGCGGACGGCTATTATTCCGCAGTCTGGCAGCCGGAAGCAAGCTTGAACGGTACAACGGCTGACATTACGGTAAAGGCATACGGAACAGGAAATGTGCTGCTTACACAGAGCATCTCTGTATTTGTGAAGATTAACGAAGTTGCGGTAAAAGAAATCCCCTTTAATATAGCAGCCGATGCCGGTCTAATTCAGAACAATGGCACCTGGTCCGGCCTGGCAGGCAACGGGGAGACCATTAAGACGGAGCTTCAGCATGCGGTACTGGCCGGGGACGGCAAGCTAGCAGTCAACATCACTGGCGGACTGTCTCCCGAAGACACCTGGCAGGAGCTGAAGCTGCAGCTTACACCGGCGGCTCTCGAAGGTGTTAATTTAGCCAAAGTCAGCCGGGTGAAGCTGGGAGTGCTGATTCCTGAAGCGGCGCAAAATGAATCCGGAAATGCTGCGGTCCGGACCGTTGTGCAGCTGCCTGAGGACTGGAATACCAAGTATGGCATGGATTCCAGCTACAAAGCGTTGTCCGCTCTGGAGAAAGTGACAGTTGACGGTGCCCGGTATTACAAATATGACGCGGTTGTAGAGTTGGATAATGCTGAGAAATCGGCAGCCGCTACGGGTCTGGCGATCTCCATCGTTGGCAGCGGGCTTGTCTCGGATGGCGTGCTTCCGGTTTACGTAGACGATATCGGTCTATATAACAGCTACACTGCGCCGGTAGCCGACAATGCGCTGGTGGATGATTTTGAATCCTATGGCTCCAGCAGCGAGGCGCTTGCGGCTAAGTATCCAAAAGCCGGCGGTGATGATATCAGCGCTACTCTAAGCACCGAACGTAAAAATTCCGGAAGCTACGGCATGAAGCTGCAGTACAGCCTGAACAGCCAGCAATATGCCGGGGTCGGAAAAAGCCTGGGCTCGCTCGACTGGTCTGCTTATAACGCAATCAGCCTGTGGGTGGCATCTGATGGCAGCGGCTCCTATGCGGAAACGGGGAAACCGCTGAAGCTGGTTGTCCAGCTTGTGATTGACGGCGGATACTTCGAAGCTTATCCGGTCATCACCCCGGATCAGAACGGTAAGGTCGTCCTAAGCCTTAAGAATCTTACAGAGATGAGCTGGGGCAAGGGCGGTGCACTTACTGAGGAAAGACTGAAGCAAGTACAGAGCTTTAATCTTTATGTGAATTCCATGGACGGCCAGGCGCATGAAGGTGCACTCTATTTTGACGATATCCAGGCGGTGTATGATCCTGCAATGCCTGATCTGTCCGGTGAGGACGGAGGAGAGTCCGGAGGACACGCGCCAGGTGTGCTGTACAAATTCAGCAGCGCTGAAGATATTGCCGGCTGGGTAACAGCAAACGGGGACAGCGCCAAAGCGAAGACTCCTGTGTTTTCGGAAGAAGAGCAGGCTGCAGGTGTGGAGTTCGATATGGTCAATACAGGTCAGAATGCAGACGGCAGCTATAAGCAGTCCTTTGAGCTTGCGGTTGATCCGGTTAAGCTGGATCTGAGCGGGCTGGATACGATAAACGCCAAGGTTAAGCTGTCAGCCGGCACGGCCAAAGCCCGGCTGTTCATTAAGACGGGAGCCGGCTGGACATGGTCAGACAGCGGGACACCTGTAGCGGTAGACTCCAGCGGGTATAAGACACTGACGATTTCACTGCCTGCCGCAGCCGAAGCAGCGGGTGTAGATCTGACTGCCGTAAAGACCATCGGTATCAAGATTGAAGATATTGCTAACAGCGGGGGCACGGCGAACCTGTTCCTGCAGGAGATTGCGCTGGCTGTTGCAGTTCCTGACATTTATTACGGGTTCGAAGGCGGAACAGACGGCTGGGCCGCGACGACTGGCACTGCCGTGGTATCCAAGGCTGTTTATGCGGAGGGCAGCCAGTCTTTAGGACTGGATTTCACTTGGACCGGTGCGGGTTCTTCACTTGAAGTGTCAAAGACCGCCAATCTGGATCTAAGCTCCTTCAGTGGAATTACCGCCAAAGTGAGAGTGGTATCTGATCATCCTGATGTACAGGCCAAACTGTATTTGAAGCTGCGCGGATATGCCGTTTGGCTGGACTCCGGGGCGAAGGCGGCAGCCGGAACAGGGTTTACGGAGTTCACCATTGACTTCAATGATATCTACAATGTGTACGTAGGCAGCGGAGCAGAGTTTACACTGGATGATCTGAAGCAGGTAAATGCTGTAGGCATTCAGCTGATTACCCCCTCTGAAGCCGGAAATGCAACGGTTTATATTGATGATGTGAAAGTTTTGCAGTAA
- a CDS encoding methyl-accepting chemotaxis protein — protein sequence MGQNRKLKELKEFVLKHGSGIKKVVANSNRSIGVKIASGYVALAILVLIIGGASLFQMNNMQKNTGNIVENVIPALDQVHKINYYMEHIMALSMQHILNADSAEKSKLEEQRGQFIRKVTDAMKSYRQSVSDKTRLQQLTALGDKWEEYMTINNQAIKLSSSGDEELALEVSQKGIAAFNAMQTDLGALVDYSQKEAAQEGSHSVQTFHTSITINIVIIVLVLVVIGLINMVIRKTMINPLKKVTAHLQRIASGDLTSEDTFIVNEDEIGRLAKTVNETNRTLLEIVNQIRHVSGVIANQGEELVRTVSGTKEGSSQIALTMEELAKASGSQAEAAVEASKAVDDLNRLIGDFAGKGNELLHHSEQVRSKGDRGRQLMDSSVAQMGQIAEAVSQSMETVEELNRKNEGIFRLVGSIRNISEQTHLLAINAAIEAARAGDSGRGFAVVAQEVRKLSEDVQQTVAEITGITQGIQLDSKDMVENLRKGVLKTEEGSRQIVETGDALAEINRSVNVMAGTIENMGHNIAQMTGASEKMNEFSQHISALAQQSAAGVEETSASAHEQVSATSEVAEGIGQLKSRLIELEESVKRFVV from the coding sequence ATGGGACAAAATCGGAAACTAAAGGAACTGAAGGAATTCGTGTTAAAGCATGGAAGTGGAATAAAGAAAGTTGTTGCTAACAGCAACAGGAGCATTGGTGTAAAGATAGCTTCAGGCTACGTGGCTTTAGCGATTTTGGTTTTAATTATTGGGGGCGCTTCTCTCTTTCAAATGAACAACATGCAGAAGAACACGGGCAACATTGTGGAGAATGTGATTCCTGCACTGGATCAGGTACATAAGATCAACTATTACATGGAGCATATTATGGCTTTGAGCATGCAGCATATTTTGAACGCAGACAGCGCAGAAAAATCAAAGCTGGAAGAACAGCGGGGTCAGTTTATCCGAAAAGTAACGGATGCGATGAAGAGCTACAGGCAGTCGGTTAGCGACAAAACACGGCTGCAGCAGCTGACAGCGCTGGGCGATAAATGGGAAGAATATATGACCATCAATAATCAGGCGATTAAACTCAGCAGCTCAGGGGATGAGGAGCTTGCCCTTGAGGTTTCCCAAAAAGGAATCGCTGCCTTCAATGCCATGCAGACCGATTTAGGCGCATTGGTAGACTATAGCCAGAAGGAAGCTGCGCAAGAGGGAAGTCATTCCGTTCAAACGTTCCATACCTCGATTACGATAAATATTGTGATCATTGTGCTGGTATTGGTGGTCATAGGCTTAATCAATATGGTGATCCGCAAGACAATGATTAACCCGCTTAAGAAAGTAACCGCCCATTTGCAGCGGATTGCAAGCGGAGATTTGACCTCAGAGGATACCTTTATCGTTAATGAGGATGAGATCGGCCGGCTGGCCAAAACAGTAAATGAGACGAACCGCACACTTCTGGAGATCGTTAACCAGATCCGCCATGTCTCGGGGGTTATCGCCAACCAAGGGGAAGAACTGGTGCGCACGGTTTCGGGTACGAAGGAAGGAAGCAGCCAGATTGCTCTTACCATGGAAGAACTGGCCAAGGCGTCAGGAAGTCAGGCGGAAGCCGCGGTGGAAGCCTCCAAAGCTGTCGATGACCTGAACAGGCTGATCGGAGATTTTGCCGGAAAAGGAAATGAGCTGCTGCATCACTCCGAGCAGGTGCGTTCCAAAGGCGACCGGGGCAGACAGCTGATGGATAGCTCAGTCGCGCAGATGGGGCAGATTGCAGAGGCTGTATCTCAGTCCATGGAGACGGTAGAAGAGCTGAACCGCAAGAATGAAGGCATATTCCGGCTGGTCGGCTCGATCCGCAATATCTCCGAACAAACGCATTTGCTGGCTATCAATGCTGCAATTGAAGCCGCCAGGGCCGGAGACAGCGGACGCGGCTTTGCGGTAGTGGCGCAGGAGGTGCGCAAGCTCTCGGAGGATGTGCAGCAGACGGTAGCGGAAATTACCGGCATAACGCAGGGGATACAGCTGGATTCGAAGGATATGGTAGAGAATTTGCGCAAAGGTGTCCTGAAGACAGAGGAAGGCAGCCGGCAGATCGTAGAGACAGGTGACGCTCTGGCCGAGATCAACAGGTCGGTAAATGTTATGGCCGGAACCATTGAGAATATGGGCCATAATATTGCGCAGATGACCGGTGCCAGCGAAAAGATGAACGAGTTCAGCCAGCATATTTCAGCCCTGGCGCAGCAATCGGCAGCCGGTGTAGAAGAAACCTCGGCTTCTGCCCATGAGCAGGTGAGTGCAACCAGTGAGGTTGCAGAAGGAATCGGGCAGCTGAAGAGCCGCCTGATTGAGCTTGAGGAATCTGTAAAACGGTTTGTAGTATAA
- a CDS encoding D-2-hydroxyacid dehydrogenase translates to MTKSIVCLQPLTSRQQESILAAAPGYTLTLGDAKKPDLEVLAQAEIVIGWGKGISDTLLRPDSPFRWLQTWSAGVEKLPLERLEQRGIILTNASGVHAEPITAVIFGFMLIFTRNLHTAIRNQQDRNWHSDGTESELTGKTAVIAGTGSIGSETARIAKAFRMNTIGVSRSGNPAPGFDQVYTTGQLTEAVSQADFIINTLPLTDETQDLFNADVFGACKTGAYYINIGRGATTNTEDLMAALNSGRLAGAGLDVFETEPLPSEHPLWGMEQVVITPHCAGSTDRYADRVVEIFTANMEAYLKTGTPSRNVVDYNRQY, encoded by the coding sequence TTGACTAAATCTATTGTATGTTTACAGCCCCTTACATCCCGGCAGCAGGAATCCATCCTCGCCGCCGCCCCAGGTTATACCCTTACACTGGGAGATGCCAAAAAACCGGATCTGGAGGTGCTCGCCCAGGCAGAAATCGTAATCGGCTGGGGCAAAGGCATCAGTGACACCTTGCTGCGCCCGGATTCACCGTTCCGGTGGCTGCAAACCTGGTCAGCAGGTGTTGAAAAACTGCCGCTGGAACGCCTGGAGCAGCGGGGAATTATACTAACGAATGCCAGCGGTGTCCATGCTGAACCGATTACAGCCGTCATCTTCGGTTTTATGCTGATCTTCACCCGGAATTTGCATACCGCTATCCGTAATCAGCAGGATCGCAACTGGCATTCAGACGGTACGGAGAGTGAGCTGACCGGCAAGACAGCCGTTATTGCCGGTACAGGCTCCATTGGCAGCGAAACGGCAAGAATCGCCAAAGCCTTCCGGATGAACACGATCGGAGTCAGCCGTTCAGGTAACCCCGCTCCCGGCTTTGACCAGGTCTACACAACCGGCCAGCTCACAGAAGCTGTCAGCCAGGCTGATTTCATCATAAACACGCTGCCGCTTACGGACGAAACGCAGGATTTGTTTAATGCAGACGTATTTGGCGCCTGCAAAACAGGCGCTTATTATATCAACATCGGGCGCGGAGCCACAACAAATACAGAAGACCTGATGGCCGCGCTGAACAGCGGCCGGCTGGCCGGTGCCGGCCTGGATGTATTTGAGACTGAGCCCCTGCCTTCGGAGCACCCTCTCTGGGGTATGGAGCAGGTCGTCATTACCCCGCACTGTGCGGGTTCGACGGACCGCTATGCCGACCGGGTGGTCGAAATTTTCACTGCCAATATGGAGGCTTATCTGAAGACCGGCACCCCTTCACGTAACGTTGTTGATTATAACCGCCAATACTAA
- the thpR gene encoding RNA 2',3'-cyclic phosphodiesterase, with protein MKSAAKETERLFIAVKLPAEISRVLGQECAELSERLKFAKWTHPLDYHITLQFLGDTRKEQIPALLEALKEISGKHAPFKLQLKEWGTFGPGSAPRVLWAGVSGELEKLQGLQRSVVSATAPLGFSAEERLYAPHLTLARKYRDELPFSTERLGNLQVHKPGDENNCSENDWTVEGFVVYATRMHAIPMYEIIENLTFF; from the coding sequence ATGAAATCTGCTGCGAAAGAAACGGAGCGACTGTTTATAGCTGTGAAGCTGCCTGCGGAAATAAGCAGAGTATTAGGGCAAGAATGCGCTGAGCTGTCTGAAAGGCTGAAGTTTGCCAAATGGACACATCCGCTAGACTATCATATTACCCTCCAATTTCTGGGTGACACACGAAAGGAACAGATTCCGGCGCTGCTTGAAGCACTGAAGGAAATTTCCGGCAAGCATGCTCCGTTTAAACTGCAGCTGAAGGAATGGGGAACCTTTGGTCCGGGAAGTGCGCCAAGAGTGCTTTGGGCCGGGGTGTCAGGCGAGCTCGAGAAGCTTCAGGGGCTTCAGCGTAGTGTGGTTTCTGCAACGGCTCCCCTGGGTTTTAGTGCAGAGGAAAGACTATATGCCCCCCATCTTACGCTGGCCCGCAAATACCGGGATGAGCTGCCTTTCAGCACGGAACGGCTTGGGAATTTACAGGTCCATAAGCCGGGTGACGAGAACAATTGTTCGGAAAATGACTGGACGGTAGAAGGCTTTGTGGTGTATGCTACTAGGATGCATGCCATTCCTATGTATGAAATCATCGAAAATTTGACATTTTTCTAA
- a CDS encoding cell wall hydrolase yields the protein MEIFKQNRCIALLVGVILVCFSAISLLSPGRINEGQNTLKMDKFGGAGHASAAALLPQTAVTPERIKGTVKPMLYTTAAIPGHVWNGKQTVDWFTPAKLKLKAAAGTQPAKPKTVVVKVSPEAQQALKQAAAKGSQSVTKVKTASQQHPPTKLFFSRTKLLSQEQQAQATWSYAVSEEDLLLLQKIVMAEAEGEPYQGKVAVANVVLNRLRSANFPDTIHEVIYQKSQFSPVANGRLQRVKPNEDSIKAVNAALSGVKEVTDDTYFFLSLKLAQDLTVHHSRTYAKTIGNHTFYK from the coding sequence ATGGAAATTTTTAAACAAAACCGCTGTATTGCGCTGCTTGTCGGCGTTATTCTAGTGTGTTTCTCTGCTATAAGCTTGCTGAGCCCCGGTAGAATTAACGAAGGGCAGAATACATTGAAGATGGATAAATTTGGAGGTGCCGGCCATGCATCTGCAGCAGCCCTGTTGCCGCAGACAGCAGTAACCCCTGAGAGGATAAAAGGAACGGTTAAACCCATGCTCTACACCACAGCGGCAATTCCGGGCCATGTCTGGAACGGCAAACAAACGGTGGACTGGTTCACTCCCGCTAAGCTGAAGCTTAAGGCAGCAGCCGGGACGCAGCCCGCCAAGCCGAAGACCGTTGTGGTGAAGGTGTCGCCGGAAGCGCAGCAAGCGCTGAAACAGGCGGCAGCTAAGGGGAGTCAGAGCGTAACCAAAGTAAAAACGGCATCTCAGCAACATCCCCCCACAAAATTGTTCTTCTCCCGGACCAAGCTACTAAGCCAGGAACAGCAAGCACAAGCAACCTGGAGCTACGCGGTATCCGAAGAAGACCTGCTACTGCTGCAAAAAATCGTTATGGCAGAAGCGGAAGGTGAACCGTACCAGGGCAAGGTGGCAGTCGCCAACGTTGTTCTGAACCGGCTGCGGTCAGCCAATTTTCCCGACACTATACATGAGGTTATTTATCAGAAAAGCCAGTTCAGTCCTGTGGCGAACGGGCGTCTTCAGCGAGTAAAGCCGAATGAAGACAGTATTAAAGCAGTCAATGCCGCGCTTTCCGGGGTGAAAGAAGTTACTGACGATACTTATTTTTTCCTGTCTCTAAAGTTGGCACAGGATCTTACCGTGCATCATTCACGGACCTACGCCAAGACAATCGGCAATCATACATTCTATAAATAA